The genome window TAGTGCTGGGCTTCGCCCAGGAGTTTATCGCTTAAATTCTCCCAAGGATAGATATAATAAAGATAGAGGGTATATCCTCTATCCTCGGCAGAACCTTACTAAGCGCTCAGGTTACTCTCCAGTATTGCCTTACCCTCTTAGTAAGTAAGAGCCATGAATATTATACCCAAGTAAAGGGAAAATATTTTAAGTAAGCTTTAATTCTCCTAGTTGATCAAGTAAATAAAAAATCCAATTACACTAAATTATTTATACTCCCTTTTACTATCTCTCTAATAATTCTAGTGCCTGCTTTGCACTTTTAGGACATTTTTCTAACATTGAAAAAAACTCATCTTCTTCCAATAATTCACTTAAGTTTTTAAATATCCTTTTCCCTCTATTTATCTCTTCTTCAGTAAGACAAATTATTAATATATATTTAACATCTTCTTCATTCCATCTAACATATTTATCTAAAACTGTTAGTCCAATGCAAGACTTTTTTACTTCTTTAGGTAGTCCATGAGGTATAACTAGACCTTTTCCTATTTCTGTGGAAGAAATTTTTTCTCTTTGTATTAACGTATTTACAAAATCTTTTGTTATATAGTCTCTTTTCTCTAATTTCACACACATATCTCTCAATATTTCTTCTTTTTTTTGAAGGTTATTAACATTAAAAAATACTTCTTTATCGAGAGATTTTTGGTTATCACCTTTATTATAATATTCCTCAATAAATTTCATTAATAATTTAATATCCTTATAACTTAAAATAGGACTTATTAAAATATTAGGTTTTGTAGTTCTTACAGGTACTGTAGAAATGATTAAATCAATATCAGACAATTCTTTATCTTGTATAATAGTGGAAGAACAAATGCCTACTAATTCTAATTCTGGAAAACTCTTCTTTAATCTTTCATATAAAAACTGAGATGTTCCTATTCCTGTATGGCATACTACCATTACTTTTATTTTCTTACTATTTCTTTCTACTGCTGCTCCTATATGCATAGCAATATATCCTATTTCAGACTCTGGAATATTCAGTCCTAAATACTTCTCAAATACTACACTAGTCATCCATGAAACTCCATAAATTTGAGGATAATTTTTCTTTATATCATTTAGTATAGGATTTTTTATAGTTAATCCATATTTAAGTCTATTTATAGTAGGTTTAAGATGAATGACTAGTCCACTTAAAAAACGTTCATCTTCTGTTAAATTTATATTAAGAGCATTACTTACTATCTTCGCAATTTCTTTTGCCATTTCTACTGGCAAACCTAAATCCCCTAGCTCTTTAAAGTCAGAATGAAAATTTAATAAATTATCCCTATACATCTTACTACCTAATATATGTAATGTAATATAACCAATTTCT of Anaerobranca gottschalkii DSM 13577 contains these proteins:
- a CDS encoding BglG family transcription antiterminator, with translation MNVRLKKMLEILLNSRDYKRVDQLSKILNVSNRTIRSDLDKLERIVELEGIYLVRKPGVGVKIDGTERNIQLLSRKIREDLNLLDCNSFFSPEQRKKYIIKKLFLSKNQVTVNTLSEELFVSKNTIYNDLDNIEKLLQKQNLYLIKDRGIIRIAGKEKDYRKVMSHYMSELDELNFHKGKEFLYETYKGRIDSNTLFQLKQIVDINYNFLEKTLDEVEKELNFKFPEGAFINLLIHIAITIRRIKEGYDIFMPDNIFNNIVKTNEFKFAKKMVKKLEEEFNMIIPETEIGYITLHILGSKMYRDNLLNFHSDFKELGDLGLPVEMAKEIAKIVSNALNINLTEDERFLSGLVIHLKPTINRLKYGLTIKNPILNDIKKNYPQIYGVSWMTSVVFEKYLGLNIPESEIGYIAMHIGAAVERNSKKIKVMVVCHTGIGTSQFLYERLKKSFPELELVGICSSTIIQDKELSDIDLIISTVPVRTTKPNILISPILSYKDIKLLMKFIEEYYNKGDNQKSLDKEVFFNVNNLQKKEEILRDMCVKLEKRDYITKDFVNTLIQREKISSTEIGKGLVIPHGLPKEVKKSCIGLTVLDKYVRWNEEDVKYILIICLTEEEINRGKRIFKNLSELLEEDEFFSMLEKCPKSAKQALELLER